A stretch of the Streptomyces sp. WMMB303 genome encodes the following:
- a CDS encoding ubiquitin-like protein Pup: MATKDSGGGQQKSTRHTEETEEETQDAQVSEDLKERQEALSDDVDSVLDEIDDVLEENAEDFVRSFVQKGGQ, encoded by the coding sequence ATGGCGACCAAGGACAGCGGCGGCGGACAGCAGAAGTCCACGCGTCACACCGAGGAGACCGAGGAGGAGACCCAGGACGCACAGGTCTCCGAGGACCTCAAGGAGCGCCAGGAGGCACTCTCCGACGACGTGGACTCGGTACTGGACGAAATCGACGACGTGCTCGAGGAGAACGCGGAAGACTTTGTGCGTTCCTTTGTTCAAAAGGGCGGGCAATGA
- a CDS encoding endonuclease VII domain-containing protein produces the protein MLKYPPVPTGSKLCRSYGEVKSFGECHRNAAASDGLSTRCKKCRTIDGRPGHLERTHGMAVEQRRSLPDGRFGRCPIRPRPVPEHVDHDHGTGRVRGVLCFSCNAALGQFRDRPDVMRRAAAYVEGNVWKPKFVAPGVYLLPS, from the coding sequence ATGCTGAAGTACCCCCCGGTGCCGACTGGTTCCAAACTGTGCCGTTCATATGGGGAGGTGAAGTCGTTCGGCGAATGTCACCGCAATGCGGCTGCTTCGGATGGTCTCTCCACTCGGTGCAAGAAGTGCCGGACAATTGACGGACGGCCCGGACACCTCGAACGCACCCACGGTATGGCCGTGGAGCAGCGCCGGAGTCTGCCGGACGGCCGGTTCGGCCGCTGCCCGATCCGTCCCAGGCCTGTTCCTGAGCATGTGGATCACGATCACGGGACGGGTAGGGTCCGGGGCGTACTGTGCTTCAGCTGCAATGCCGCACTGGGGCAGTTCAGGGATCGGCCGGACGTCATGCGGCGTGCGGCTGCCTATGTGGAAGGAAACGTGTGGAAGCCGAAATTCGTAGCACCGGGCGTCTACCTGCTGCCTTCCTGA
- the prcA gene encoding proteasome subunit alpha, producing MSTPFYVSPQQAMADRAEYARKGIARGRSVVVLQYADGIVFVAENPSRALHKVSEIYDRIAFAAVGKYNEFENLRIGGVRYADLRGYTYDRQDVTARGLANVYAQTLGTIFSANAEKPYEVELIVAEVGAAPEDDQIYRLPHDGSIVDEHGSVAVGGNSDQIGSYMDQRHREGMSLGEALKLAVEALKRDSNGSERTLTAEQLEVAVLDRERSQRRKFKRVPAGQVARLLEETPAPEATGKATGEAEAEGGEEE from the coding sequence GTGTCGACGCCGTTCTATGTGTCACCCCAGCAGGCGATGGCGGACCGCGCCGAGTACGCCCGCAAAGGCATCGCGCGCGGACGCAGCGTGGTCGTTTTGCAGTACGCGGACGGCATCGTCTTCGTCGCCGAGAACCCCTCCCGCGCGCTGCACAAGGTCAGTGAGATCTACGACCGGATCGCCTTCGCCGCGGTCGGCAAGTACAACGAGTTCGAGAACCTGCGGATCGGTGGTGTCCGCTACGCCGACCTGCGCGGCTACACCTACGACCGCCAGGACGTCACAGCGCGCGGGCTGGCCAATGTGTATGCCCAGACCCTGGGCACGATCTTCTCGGCGAACGCGGAGAAGCCCTACGAGGTCGAGCTGATCGTCGCCGAGGTGGGCGCCGCCCCCGAGGACGACCAGATCTACCGGCTGCCGCACGACGGGTCGATCGTCGACGAGCACGGCTCGGTCGCGGTCGGCGGCAACTCGGACCAGATCGGCAGCTACATGGACCAGCGGCACCGGGAGGGAATGTCGCTGGGCGAGGCCCTCAAGCTCGCTGTCGAGGCGCTCAAGCGGGACAGCAACGGCAGCGAGCGGACGCTGACCGCCGAGCAGCTGGAGGTCGCCGTCCTGGATCGCGAGCGCTCCCAGCGGCGCAAGTTCAAGCGTGTCCCGGCGGGGCAGGTGGCCCGTCTCCTGGAGGAGACCCCGGCCCCGGAGGCCACCGGCAAGGCGACGGGCGAGGCCGAGGCCGAGGGCGGCGAGGAGGAGTAG
- a CDS encoding WYL domain-containing protein — protein sequence MAIAKAERLMNLALCLLGARRPLTKRELRASIEAYVEAFGSGSASGPGEGATGTEESFSRMFERDKDDLRELGLVIDTVDNLDGETGYVARRDSNRLPPIILDAAEATALGLAARVWQQARLAAAASGALQKLHAAGGMPPGALPEQGGERQLSTLEPHIPAREAAFEPLMLACRDRRPVVFDYRKSNAARSEKRQVEPWTLECWRGHWYLAGWDRERQAERVFRLSRITGPVRSRTGAFTAPVPDQVTVRETVERWAGEGATSTARVRLRAGAGYPLRSRALHTRELGDGWDELEIPYGHGLDAWLVEFGPDVVVLEPAELRADVIDRLRAVAQG from the coding sequence ATGGCGATTGCCAAGGCCGAGCGGCTGATGAATCTGGCGCTGTGCCTGCTGGGGGCCCGCCGCCCACTCACCAAGCGCGAGCTGCGCGCTTCCATCGAGGCCTACGTCGAGGCGTTCGGATCGGGTTCGGCTTCCGGCCCCGGGGAGGGGGCCACCGGGACCGAGGAGTCCTTCAGCCGGATGTTCGAGCGCGACAAGGACGATCTGCGCGAGCTGGGCCTGGTCATCGACACCGTCGACAATCTCGACGGGGAGACCGGCTATGTCGCCCGCCGGGACAGCAACCGGCTGCCGCCCATCATCCTGGACGCCGCCGAGGCCACCGCGCTCGGTCTCGCCGCCCGGGTCTGGCAGCAGGCCCGGCTCGCCGCCGCGGCCAGCGGGGCCCTGCAGAAGCTGCACGCCGCCGGCGGTATGCCGCCCGGCGCCCTGCCCGAGCAGGGCGGGGAGCGGCAGCTCAGCACCCTGGAGCCGCACATTCCCGCGCGGGAGGCCGCGTTCGAGCCACTGATGCTGGCGTGCCGCGACCGCCGTCCCGTCGTCTTCGACTACCGCAAGTCCAACGCCGCCAGGTCCGAGAAGCGCCAGGTCGAGCCCTGGACTCTGGAGTGCTGGCGCGGGCACTGGTATCTGGCCGGCTGGGACCGGGAGCGGCAGGCCGAGCGGGTCTTCCGGCTCTCGCGGATCACCGGCCCGGTCCGCTCCCGGACCGGGGCCTTCACCGCGCCGGTACCCGATCAGGTGACGGTGCGCGAGACCGTCGAGCGCTGGGCGGGGGAGGGCGCCACCAGCACGGCGCGCGTCAGGCTGCGCGCCGGCGCGGGCTATCCGCTGCGCTCCCGCGCCCTGCACACCCGGGAACTCGGCGACGGCTGGGACGAGTTGGAGATCCCGTACGGGCACGGGCTGGACGCCTGGCTGGTGGAGTTCGGACCGGACGTGGTCGTGCTGGAGCCCGCCGAGCTGCGCGCGGACGTGATCGACCGGCTGCGCGCCGTGGCGCAGGGCTGA
- the tatA gene encoding Sec-independent protein translocase subunit TatA — protein sequence MIAGLRPMEIVLILLVILLLFGAKKLPDMARSLGKSARILKSEAKQMKKEGGSDAEADKSGEAQQSAPRTIQAAPGDVSTSRPVTEPADQPKQS from the coding sequence ATGATCGCAGGTTTGAGGCCCATGGAGATCGTTCTGATCCTCCTTGTCATCCTGCTGCTGTTCGGCGCCAAGAAGCTGCCGGACATGGCCCGTTCGCTCGGCAAGTCGGCCCGGATCCTCAAGAGTGAAGCCAAGCAGATGAAGAAGGAAGGCGGCTCCGACGCCGAGGCGGACAAGTCCGGTGAGGCGCAGCAGTCGGCCCCCCGGACGATCCAGGCCGCCCCCGGCGATGTCTCGACGTCGCGTCCGGTGACCGAGCCGGCGGATCAGCCCAAGCAGAGCTGA
- a CDS encoding FKBP-type peptidyl-prolyl cis-trans isomerase, giving the protein MSIDKPEVDFPEGEPPSDLEIQDLWEGDGPEAKAGDNVSVHYVGVSFSTGEEFDASWNRGKPLQFELGAGQVIDGWDKGVQGMKVGGRRRLTIPAHLAYGERGAGGGRIKPGETLIFVCDLVSV; this is encoded by the coding sequence GTGAGCATCGACAAGCCCGAGGTCGACTTCCCCGAGGGTGAGCCGCCCTCCGACCTGGAGATCCAGGACCTGTGGGAGGGCGACGGCCCGGAGGCCAAGGCCGGGGACAACGTCTCCGTGCACTACGTGGGCGTCTCCTTCTCCACCGGTGAGGAGTTCGACGCGAGCTGGAACCGCGGCAAGCCGCTCCAGTTCGAGCTCGGTGCCGGCCAGGTCATCGACGGCTGGGACAAGGGCGTCCAGGGCATGAAGGTCGGCGGTCGCCGCCGGCTGACCATTCCCGCGCACCTCGCCTACGGCGAGCGCGGCGCGGGCGGCGGACGGATCAAGCCGGGCGAAACGCTGATCTTCGTCTGCGACCTCGTGTCGGTCTGA
- a CDS encoding WYL domain-containing protein: MAVNAIDQTRRMLSLVTYLRDRPGARVEEVARAFGISDDELISDLNVLPMCGTSFRGGDLLEIDTDGERIWWRNSEALGSDTAQPLRLAADEATALLVAARAVATLPGLRESDREALQRATAKLETAAGESAGASSRLSVTFESEGGVFADVDRAIAERRRLWIRYYSPARDELTEREVDPIRLFAVGHTYVEAWCRLSEARRTFRLDRVAEIKLLDERSDPPPIEPRDLSAGLVQPAATDPEVVVEVGPGGRWVAEYYPHDSAEELADGGLRITLRTPDPASLRRLALRLGADGRITAPEELARSAREAAREALAAYPAGA, from the coding sequence ATGGCGGTCAACGCCATCGATCAGACCCGCAGGATGCTCTCGCTGGTCACCTACCTCAGGGACCGGCCGGGCGCCCGGGTGGAGGAGGTGGCTCGCGCCTTCGGGATCTCCGACGACGAGCTGATCTCCGACCTGAACGTGCTGCCCATGTGCGGCACCAGCTTCCGCGGCGGGGACCTGCTGGAGATCGACACCGACGGGGAGCGCATCTGGTGGCGCAACTCCGAGGCGCTGGGCAGCGACACGGCGCAGCCCCTCCGGCTCGCCGCCGACGAGGCGACGGCACTGCTGGTCGCGGCTCGTGCCGTGGCCACGCTGCCGGGGCTGCGGGAGAGCGACCGGGAGGCGCTGCAGCGCGCCACCGCCAAGCTGGAGACGGCGGCGGGGGAGAGCGCGGGCGCCAGCTCGCGGCTCTCGGTCACCTTCGAGTCGGAGGGCGGTGTCTTCGCCGACGTGGACCGGGCCATCGCCGAGCGCCGCCGGCTGTGGATCCGGTACTACTCGCCTGCCCGGGACGAGCTGACCGAGCGCGAGGTGGACCCGATCCGGCTGTTCGCCGTCGGCCACACCTATGTCGAGGCGTGGTGCCGGCTCTCCGAGGCGCGGCGCACCTTCCGGCTGGACCGGGTCGCCGAGATCAAGCTGCTGGACGAGCGCTCCGATCCGCCGCCGATAGAGCCACGGGACCTGAGCGCCGGTCTGGTGCAGCCCGCGGCCACCGATCCGGAGGTCGTCGTCGAGGTCGGCCCCGGTGGGCGCTGGGTCGCGGAATACTACCCGCACGACAGCGCCGAGGAGCTGGCCGACGGTGGCCTGCGCATCACGCTGCGCACTCCCGACCCCGCCTCGCTGCGGCGGCTGGCGCTCCGCCTGGGTGCGGACGGCCGGATCACGGCCCCGGAGGAGCTCGCCCGCAGCGCACGGGAGGCGGCGCGAGAGGCGCTGGCGGCCTACCCGGCCGGCGCGTAG
- a CDS encoding MFS transporter — MATGYADLLRARHAMRLLAGTLVGRLPNATGPIAIALFVRAEGGSMALAGALSAGYGLATAFGQPLLGRLVDLFGQPRVMLPAAAASAAGAGTLALAGIGSLPLALGCVLVFGLFTPPLEGGLRALWPGVLRREEQVHTAYALDAVAQEVMFAVGPLLVTLLVAGWSEAAALLVVNGLGLLGAVSVVISPPSRRWRSAPRKPHWLGALRSPGLKVLLASFFFVGLALGTFALAAVSYADDHSDKLVSTYLLAAQGAGALVGGIGYGARGWPGSHEGRLRVLVGLFALGNLPLALVPGIPVMVVLGALSGLFLAPSLACAFVVVDRHAPSGTVTEAFSWLVTTFGVGAAAGTAAVGPVIERGGTGTGFALAGAGGVAALAVVVAARRFLAPPEGVASAGAVASGGAPTAPAAAQPADAVPAAAPLGADPHSRARTGESGTAGAPPERLPGAETDRNGCGEPGFRSFPQA, encoded by the coding sequence ATGGCGACCGGTTACGCCGATTTGCTGCGGGCCAGACACGCGATGCGACTGCTGGCGGGGACGCTGGTGGGCAGGCTCCCGAACGCCACGGGGCCGATCGCCATCGCGCTGTTCGTCCGCGCCGAGGGCGGCAGCATGGCCCTCGCCGGGGCGCTGTCGGCCGGCTACGGGCTCGCCACCGCCTTCGGGCAGCCGCTGCTGGGGCGGCTGGTGGACCTGTTCGGGCAGCCGCGCGTGATGCTGCCCGCCGCGGCGGCGTCCGCCGCAGGCGCCGGCACGCTGGCGCTGGCGGGTATCGGCTCGCTGCCGCTCGCCCTCGGGTGCGTGCTGGTCTTCGGCCTGTTCACCCCGCCGCTGGAAGGCGGGCTGCGGGCGCTGTGGCCCGGCGTGCTGCGGCGCGAGGAGCAGGTGCACACCGCCTACGCGCTGGACGCGGTCGCCCAGGAGGTGATGTTCGCGGTGGGCCCACTGCTGGTGACACTGCTGGTCGCCGGGTGGAGCGAGGCGGCGGCGCTGCTCGTGGTCAACGGCCTGGGGCTGCTGGGCGCCGTCTCGGTGGTCATCTCACCGCCGTCCCGCCGGTGGCGCTCCGCACCGCGCAAGCCGCACTGGCTGGGGGCGCTGCGCTCACCGGGGCTGAAGGTGCTGCTGGCCTCGTTCTTCTTCGTGGGGCTGGCGCTGGGGACATTCGCGCTGGCCGCGGTCTCCTACGCCGACGACCACTCCGACAAGCTGGTCTCCACCTATCTGCTGGCGGCTCAGGGCGCGGGAGCGCTGGTGGGCGGGATCGGCTACGGCGCCCGCGGCTGGCCGGGCAGCCACGAGGGGCGGCTGCGGGTACTGGTCGGACTCTTCGCGCTGGGCAACCTGCCGCTGGCGCTGGTGCCGGGCATTCCGGTGATGGTGGTGCTGGGCGCGCTCTCCGGGCTCTTCCTGGCCCCGTCCCTGGCGTGCGCCTTCGTGGTGGTGGACCGGCACGCTCCGTCGGGGACGGTGACCGAGGCGTTCTCCTGGCTGGTGACGACGTTCGGGGTGGGCGCCGCGGCGGGCACGGCCGCGGTCGGCCCGGTCATCGAGCGGGGCGGCACGGGGACGGGTTTCGCGTTGGCCGGGGCCGGCGGGGTGGCGGCGCTGGCCGTCGTCGTGGCCGCGCGGCGGTTCCTGGCGCCTCCGGAGGGGGTGGCGTCCGCCGGTGCGGTGGCGTCCGGCGGGGCGCCCACCGCCCCCGCGGCGGCGCAGCCGGCCGACGCGGTGCCCGCAGCGGCACCGCTGGGCGCGGACCCGCACAGCCGGGCCCGGACGGGGGAGTCGGGTACCGCGGGCGCGCCCCCGGAGCGCCTGCCAGGTGCGGAAACTGATCGGAACGGCTGCGGCGAACCCGGTTTCAGATCCTTCCCGCAGGCGTAA
- a CDS encoding FKBP-type peptidyl-prolyl cis-trans isomerase: MLYFSGGSTPRTPRAFRTPRGRAARRTAALLVVPLLAVSAAACGSDDSSSDSKGSPPAVSGSWGKKPKIDKGEGDPPSDLKTKVLKSGDGQKVRKGDAVSAHYVGQLWNGDEFDSSWKRKAPATFQIGTGKVIKGWDEALVGKKTGSRVEIVAPPDKAYGKKGQPPTIPGNSTLVFVVDLEKIAPSEIDGKPVDKPQNPQLPEVSTKIEKNKAPSIKMPEGKDAAPDKLVSETIVQGSGKEVGADSTILTHFTAKAWKGGKQLDDTWAQNGAPQEIPVAQIPGWKEGLKGVKAGSRVVISVPQDEFPKEQRKQFKDGVVFSVDVLDVK, encoded by the coding sequence ATGTTGTATTTCTCCGGGGGCTCGACCCCCCGAACCCCGCGAGCCTTCCGGACCCCGCGCGGGCGCGCCGCGCGTCGTACCGCCGCTCTCCTGGTCGTTCCGCTGCTGGCCGTCTCGGCGGCGGCCTGCGGGAGTGACGACAGCTCCTCCGACTCCAAGGGCAGCCCGCCGGCGGTGAGCGGGTCCTGGGGGAAGAAGCCCAAGATCGACAAGGGGGAGGGCGACCCGCCCTCCGACCTGAAGACGAAGGTGCTCAAGAGCGGCGACGGGCAGAAGGTGCGCAAGGGCGACGCCGTCAGTGCGCACTACGTGGGCCAGCTGTGGAACGGCGACGAGTTCGACAGCAGTTGGAAGCGGAAGGCGCCCGCCACCTTCCAGATCGGTACCGGCAAGGTCATCAAGGGCTGGGACGAGGCGCTGGTCGGCAAGAAGACCGGCAGTCGTGTCGAGATCGTCGCCCCGCCGGACAAGGCGTACGGCAAGAAGGGGCAGCCGCCGACGATCCCCGGCAACTCCACGCTGGTCTTCGTCGTCGACCTGGAGAAGATCGCGCCCAGCGAGATCGACGGCAAGCCGGTGGACAAGCCGCAGAACCCGCAGCTTCCCGAGGTGAGCACCAAGATCGAGAAGAACAAGGCCCCCTCGATCAAGATGCCCGAGGGCAAGGACGCGGCGCCGGACAAGCTGGTCAGCGAGACCATCGTGCAGGGCAGCGGCAAGGAGGTCGGTGCGGACAGCACGATCCTGACCCACTTCACGGCAAAGGCGTGGAAGGGCGGCAAGCAGCTGGACGACACCTGGGCGCAGAACGGTGCGCCGCAGGAGATCCCCGTCGCCCAGATCCCCGGTTGGAAGGAAGGGCTCAAGGGCGTCAAGGCGGGCAGCCGCGTGGTGATCTCGGTGCCGCAGGACGAGTTCCCCAAGGAGCAGCGCAAGCAGTTCAAGGACGGGGTCGTCTTCTCGGTGGACGTGCTCGACGTGAAGTGA
- the prcB gene encoding proteasome subunit beta: protein MEAEIRSTGRLPAAFLTPGSSSFMDFLSDHAPEQLPGSRPLPPVEGAVQAPHGTTIVAATFAGGVVLAGDRRATMGNVIAQRDIEKVFPADEHSAVGIAGTAGLAVEMVKLFQLELEHFEKVEGSTLSLEGKANRLSTMIRGNLGMAMQGLAVVPLFAGFDLDRGAGRIFSYDVTGGRSEELGFAGVGSGSVFARGSLKKLYRDEMTQEQAATVVLQALYDAADDDSATGGPDMTRRIYPVVVTITEDGYRRLGEEEVSGLVQTVHDGRLRLPNGPQAPVS, encoded by the coding sequence GTGGAAGCCGAAATTCGTAGCACCGGGCGTCTACCTGCTGCCTTCCTGACGCCAGGGTCGTCGTCGTTCATGGATTTCCTGTCCGACCACGCGCCGGAGCAGTTGCCGGGAAGCCGGCCGCTGCCTCCCGTGGAGGGTGCCGTACAGGCGCCGCACGGCACCACGATCGTGGCCGCGACGTTCGCCGGCGGTGTGGTGCTGGCCGGGGACCGGCGGGCGACGATGGGCAATGTCATCGCGCAGCGGGACATCGAGAAGGTCTTTCCCGCCGACGAGCACTCCGCCGTGGGAATCGCGGGAACCGCGGGGCTGGCGGTGGAGATGGTGAAGCTCTTCCAGCTCGAGCTGGAACACTTCGAGAAGGTGGAGGGCTCCACCCTCTCGCTGGAGGGCAAGGCCAACCGGCTCTCCACGATGATCCGCGGCAACCTGGGCATGGCGATGCAGGGGCTGGCCGTGGTGCCGCTGTTCGCCGGCTTCGATCTGGACCGCGGTGCGGGCCGGATCTTCTCCTACGACGTGACGGGTGGCCGCTCCGAAGAGCTGGGCTTCGCCGGTGTCGGCTCCGGCTCGGTCTTCGCCCGCGGCTCGCTCAAGAAGCTCTACCGGGACGAGATGACCCAGGAGCAGGCCGCCACCGTGGTCCTGCAGGCGCTGTACGACGCCGCCGACGACGACTCGGCCACCGGTGGTCCGGACATGACGCGCCGCATCTACCCGGTGGTGGTGACCATCACGGAGGACGGATACCGCAGGCTGGGCGAGGAGGAGGTCTCCGGGCTGGTGCAGACGGTGCACGACGGCCGCCTCCGGTTGCCCAACGGGCCGCAGGCCCCCGTCTCCTAG
- the pafA gene encoding Pup--protein ligase: MDRRIFGLENEYGVTCTFRGQRRLSPDEVARYLFRRVVSWGRSSNVFLRNGARLYLDVGSHPEYATPECDNVTELVTHDKSGERILEGLLVDAERRLHEEGIAGDVYLFKNNTDSAGNSYGCHENYLVARHGEFSRLADVLIPFLVTRQLVCGAGKVLQTPRGAVYCVSQRAEHIWEGVSSATTRSRPIINTRDEPHADAERYRRLHVIVGDSNMSETTMLLKVGATDLVLRMIEAGTVMRDLTLENPIRAIREVSHDITGQRKVRLASGREASALEVQQEYFDKALDFCDRRGIRTGRVEQVLELWGRALEAVRTQELDKINTEIDWVMKYQLIERYRNKNNITMSHPRIAQIDLAYHDIHRRRGLYYLLERSGRAARICDDVKIFEGKSVPPQTTRARLRGDFIRRAQEQRRDFTVDWVHLKLNDQAQRTVLCKDPFRSVDERVEKLIAGM, translated from the coding sequence ATGGACCGCCGAATCTTCGGGCTGGAGAACGAGTACGGCGTCACGTGTACGTTCCGGGGCCAGCGCCGGCTGTCCCCCGACGAGGTGGCGCGGTACCTCTTCCGCCGTGTTGTGTCATGGGGCCGCAGCAGCAATGTGTTTCTGCGGAACGGCGCGCGCCTCTACCTGGACGTGGGTTCGCACCCGGAGTACGCCACTCCGGAGTGCGACAACGTGACCGAGCTGGTCACGCACGACAAGTCGGGTGAGCGCATTCTCGAGGGCCTCCTCGTCGATGCCGAGCGCCGGCTGCACGAGGAGGGGATCGCGGGCGACGTCTATCTCTTCAAGAACAACACCGACTCGGCCGGCAACTCCTACGGGTGCCACGAGAACTATCTGGTGGCCCGGCACGGAGAGTTCTCCCGGCTCGCGGACGTGCTCATCCCGTTCCTGGTGACGCGGCAGCTGGTGTGCGGCGCGGGCAAGGTGCTGCAGACCCCGCGCGGCGCGGTGTACTGCGTCAGCCAGCGTGCCGAGCACATCTGGGAGGGCGTCAGCTCGGCGACCACCCGCTCGCGACCGATCATCAACACCCGGGACGAGCCGCACGCGGACGCCGAGCGGTACCGCAGGCTGCACGTGATCGTCGGCGACTCCAACATGTCGGAGACCACGATGCTGCTCAAGGTCGGCGCCACCGATCTGGTGCTGCGCATGATCGAAGCGGGCACGGTGATGCGGGACCTGACGCTGGAGAACCCGATCCGGGCGATCCGGGAGGTCAGCCACGACATCACGGGCCAGCGCAAGGTGCGGCTGGCCAGCGGCCGGGAGGCGTCCGCGCTGGAGGTCCAGCAGGAGTACTTCGACAAGGCGCTGGACTTCTGCGACCGGCGCGGTATCCGCACCGGCCGGGTCGAGCAGGTGCTGGAGCTGTGGGGGCGGGCCCTGGAGGCGGTGCGCACCCAGGAGCTGGACAAGATCAACACTGAGATCGACTGGGTGATGAAGTACCAGCTCATCGAGCGGTACCGGAACAAGAACAACATCACCATGTCGCACCCGCGGATCGCGCAGATAGATCTCGCGTACCACGACATCCACCGCCGCCGCGGCCTCTACTACCTGCTGGAGCGGAGCGGCCGGGCCGCCCGGATCTGTGACGACGTCAAGATTTTCGAGGGCAAGTCGGTGCCGCCGCAGACCACCCGCGCCCGGCTGCGTGGCGACTTCATCCGCAGGGCTCAGGAGCAGCGCCGGGACTTCACCGTCGACTGGGTGCATCTCAAGCTGAACGACCAGGCGCAGCGCACGGTGCTGTGCAAGGACCCGTTCAGGTCGGTGGACGAGAGGGTGGAGAAGCTGATCGCGGGCATGTGA
- a CDS encoding LacI family DNA-binding transcriptional regulator, producing MPGQQSAAGRERGTGGRPAADRRRGRNRPTGHDVAGAAGVSQATVSLVLGGKWEGRVSARTAEAVRAAARELGYRPNLAARTLRLGRTRTALLVVPALTNEFFATVHRGAAEVAGAHDFGIVLYPSPEGVDAAPDPFASARTALDGVIASSMAPEALAALRGEGLPVVMLDSDERTCDATVNVDLADGMRQVVTHLLGLGHRRIAHIAADVDSWTFAERARALRAELTAGGAALVRTERGPLCVPGGLEAATRALTAHPGGATDASGARRHAANASGPADESAVDGPPTALVCDDDLLAAGALKAARRLGLRVPDDVSVTGFDDLALATAVEPELTTVRLPAERVGAAGMRTLLDILEGREPAPVRLPVRLVERGSTGPAPAPDVARPPRTRSR from the coding sequence GTGCCAGGACAGCAGTCGGCAGCCGGCCGCGAGCGCGGCACCGGAGGGCGGCCCGCCGCGGACCGGCGCCGCGGCCGGAACCGGCCCACCGGGCACGACGTCGCCGGTGCGGCAGGCGTCTCACAGGCCACGGTCTCGCTGGTGCTCGGCGGTAAGTGGGAGGGCAGGGTGTCCGCCCGAACCGCCGAGGCCGTCCGGGCCGCAGCCCGCGAACTCGGCTACCGCCCCAACCTGGCAGCCCGCACCCTGCGCCTCGGCCGCACCCGCACCGCGCTCCTGGTGGTACCGGCGTTGACCAACGAGTTCTTCGCCACCGTGCACCGCGGGGCGGCCGAAGTCGCCGGCGCACACGACTTCGGCATCGTCCTCTACCCCTCCCCCGAGGGGGTCGACGCCGCCCCCGACCCCTTCGCCTCGGCCCGCACCGCACTCGACGGCGTCATCGCCTCCTCCATGGCCCCCGAGGCCCTCGCGGCACTGCGCGGCGAAGGACTGCCCGTGGTGATGCTGGACAGCGACGAGCGGACCTGCGACGCCACCGTCAACGTCGACCTCGCCGACGGCATGCGGCAGGTGGTGACCCACCTGCTCGGACTCGGCCACCGCAGGATCGCCCACATCGCCGCCGACGTGGACTCCTGGACCTTCGCGGAACGGGCGCGGGCGCTGCGCGCGGAGCTGACCGCGGGCGGCGCCGCCCTGGTGCGCACGGAGCGCGGGCCACTCTGCGTGCCGGGCGGGCTGGAGGCGGCGACCCGGGCGCTGACGGCACACCCGGGCGGCGCGACGGACGCGAGCGGCGCCCGTCGGCACGCCGCGAACGCGTCCGGGCCGGCAGACGAGAGCGCCGTCGACGGGCCGCCGACGGCACTGGTGTGCGACGACGATCTGCTGGCCGCCGGGGCGCTGAAGGCCGCGCGGCGGCTCGGACTGCGGGTGCCGGACGACGTCTCGGTGACCGGGTTCGACGACCTGGCCCTGGCGACCGCCGTGGAACCGGAGCTGACGACCGTCCGGTTGCCCGCCGAACGGGTGGGAGCCGCGGGCATGCGGACCCTGCTGGACATTCTGGAGGGGCGGGAGCCGGCACCCGTGCGGCTTCCGGTGCGGCTGGTGGAACGCGGATCCACCGGCCCCGCGCCCGCCCCGGACGTCGCGCGCCCGCCCCGGACCCGGTCGCGTTAG